atacaatatatttaagtcaacataagagctatatttaataacatttaaaactctAGGTCAAACTGCCCCATTACCTTCAAGAATACAACAAAATCAACAAGAGCAACAAGGGTCTCAACAGCAACAAACTACTGAACAACAAGGAACACAGACCACTGTTGAAGTTGAACTTCGTAATGATCAAACTCTATGAGTTTAGTCACTAATTTAAGTTCTATATTTATTCCCCACCCACAATGTAAGATTTATATTACCTGAATATAAAAGCACATATTTatgtttctgtaaataatttaactcaTAGAATCAATTCTAACTTAACAGGAGTcagttataatgtatatttaaagactTTACAAGGAAGTAatcatgaaatattgtaaagtgGATTTATTACTATGTAGTCTATATTATTTAGCAGATACTTTGAAATTGTAGGAATAAATTGGTTGCATATGCAACAAAACACTGCCAATACATTTAAGTGTGAGATACAACCAattgacagatttatttttgtatttttagtgTCATATGTACATTATGTGCACCTGTATAGATGGGCTTTTTGAAGGGCTGCTTATTTGAGcccatgtaatatattaataataggaaTATCATTGGCTGTGGAATTAagaaaatgtgttttatatCATCTTTTgatatgaaattgaaaacatgGTACTGTTGTAACATTTCTCACACATgtaaatattagtatgtatgATAGATTAGTGTAGATTAAAgatgacaatttaattatattagatgGATTCAAGGAACTTTTTAGTAAATGGGATGAACTtgttaacttaattattattaataaaaatgtatagtttttttacaatacttgtaattagttaattttgGTCAGAGGTAATACAACAAATCGTCCCATGTCAAACCATCAGAATGATGCTTCTCTGTATTAAgactacattttttaaagtaataatgacCGAAATACATAGTAAGAAGAAATAGAATCGATATCTTGTTTCATTTAGGCCCCAttccttaataaattaaattattttttttttaaccagaCAACATAAAAACTAGATGACAATGGCTTTACTTAGTTTACACAGTTTGTGGAACTCAAGTGCCTCTCGAGGCAAAATATGCAGAACGCCTCCAAATTGACTTTAATAAAGAACATACGAAGCTATCTctagcaattttgtttttttttctagatttttTGATTCGTAATctaaatattgttacaaattaattagctttgtttaatttgtcaattagatataatgttaaaataaaaagattttatacaACTGTAATAAAacgaaagtatttttaattatgtgatttatttattggcttaaattataatggaataagatttactaaattattcataaaccCAGTTTTCTGCAGCAGGAGTCCATCCGACGACTTCCTTTTCAGTGAACCAGAGGTCGATTTCTTTTTTAGCGGATTCTACACTGTCTGATCCGTGGAGGATATTGCGGCCAACTTGAATGCAGAGGTCACCACGGATGGTACCAGGTTGGGAATCAGCGGGGTTAGTTGCACCGAGCATTTGACGAGCGGTTTTCACAACGTTGAGTCCTTCCCATACCATAGGTACTACTGGCCCTGAGCTCATATACTTCACGAGACCGGGGAAGAATGGTCGTGATGAAAGGTCGCTGTAGTGTTTCTGTAGAAGTTCTTCAGACGGCCATACAAATTTAAGAGCTACAAGCTTAAAACCTTTCTTCTCAAACCTTTCAATAATTGTGCCGACGAGACCTCGCTGTACACCGTCTGGCTTAACCATGATGAAAGTCCTTTCACGTTGTTCGCCCATGTTGGATGTGGTTTATTTCTACTGGTATAGGTTACTGAAGCACACGTAGCGTGGAAGGATGGTAAGAAAATAGTTCTGCAGCTGGAGCCGGTCAATGACAAAAGAGATAGGAAAAGgaaatgacatattattatgtcattTCCAGTGTTgtcagattaattaaatataatcgtatTATTATGCTTCGTCTACACTAGCAAGACAAAAAAGaaatcacttaaaaatattcCTATAGTATTCAAAAACACACAGTTTCTAATTaagcttttattatatatttatttatgtcttgcATGATACTTGAACTAGCTTGAAATAGTGGAATATTTTAAGCTGGCTGCAGCAAAAAGTCTCTTTGCCTAAAACACActgtggtttttttaatattcgcttaaaaataattacaaaaatcttGGTGATTGTGTTTGATGCATAGGGAGggcatttaattgaatattgtaaaaaaaaatattcaagggcaaaaatgttttttatttttctcgtaaCCGGTGGCTGGTAAATGACTACACAATAAaaattctgattttttttttttaagaatacaaATATGCTTTCAACAATTATTGTCAGCTCTTTTCGGTCACTCACATTCAACTAAATGGTTT
This genomic window from Vanessa tameamea isolate UH-Manoa-2023 chromosome 5, ilVanTame1 primary haplotype, whole genome shotgun sequence contains:
- the LOC113392443 gene encoding nucleoside diphosphate kinase, which gives rise to MGEQRERTFIMVKPDGVQRGLVGTIIERFEKKGFKLVALKFVWPSEELLQKHYSDLSSRPFFPGLVKYMSSGPVVPMVWEGLNVVKTARQMLGATNPADSQPGTIRGDLCIQVGRNILHGSDSVESAKKEIDLWFTEKEVVGWTPAAENWVYE